A DNA window from Stenotrophomonas sp. 57 contains the following coding sequences:
- a CDS encoding VOC family protein, whose product MNSVTASFIVNLDVPDLAAAETFYTEAFGLRIGRRLGPEAVELLGGPTPLYLLQNDAGSAATEDGDVRDYERHWTPLHLDWVVDDIEAAVARAVAAGATLEQSVRERRWGCIAVLADPFGHGFCLIQFSSEGYDVLVE is encoded by the coding sequence ATGAACTCCGTCACCGCTTCGTTCATCGTCAACCTCGACGTGCCCGATCTTGCTGCCGCTGAAACCTTCTACACCGAAGCCTTCGGCCTGCGGATCGGCCGCCGTCTCGGGCCGGAGGCCGTGGAACTGCTCGGCGGGCCAACACCGTTGTACCTGCTGCAGAACGACGCCGGCAGCGCTGCCACCGAAGACGGCGACGTGCGCGACTACGAGCGCCATTGGACGCCGCTGCACCTGGACTGGGTGGTGGATGACATCGAAGCTGCAGTGGCACGTGCGGTTGCGGCCGGGGCGACACTCGAGCAGTCCGTGCGCGAGCGTCGCTGGGGGTGCATCGCCGTGCTGGCCGATCCGTTCGGCCATGGCTTCTGCCTGATCCAGTTCAGCAGCGAAGGCTACGACGTGCTGGTCGAATGA